In Drosophila sulfurigaster albostrigata strain 15112-1811.04 unplaced genomic scaffold, ASM2355843v2 ctg56_pilon, whole genome shotgun sequence, a single window of DNA contains:
- the LOC133849968 gene encoding LOW QUALITY PROTEIN: E3 ubiquitin-protein ligase highwire-like (The sequence of the model RefSeq protein was modified relative to this genomic sequence to represent the inferred CDS: inserted 1 base in 1 codon; deleted 2 bases in 1 codon) has translation MAMSTMLAATGNEIHCDAEHNIATASNQLNPSSSVPGAKVICYTDLAGMFEVTVSSRPAMAESLTDNSTETFWESDEEDRNKCKIIELSMSKLSYACKFVLVHIDNSRDIQNKVLNVVFYAGQSLGDTNLIKSVDVDQKACVWIAAKISDESSTHFRLELHGPENTLRVRQIKLLGLPSGQQQQQGAAGAAVAGEELLAEHRSNLRMSHAAHIQQQICEAETLRVFRLITGQVFGKLISNVNDAVTATGGGAGGAAGSSSVLDGGGNMLADSLDLREHMVGILFSRSKLSHLQKQVIVHIVHAIKKEAQRAKEDWELANLAHVLKHQPAQQTAAAPQSATTGVSALISSDSSSERSRAPDTYCFEMLSMVLALSGSVVGRSYLSQQYGLLRDLLGLLHTGSDRVQRQVTALLRRILPEITPESFAELLGVQRLPPADYSIAHQSASDFDMSRLGLLDIFLAVIVKSPQLQVKVKTTSANAAGGVTVPSGGNTTAGGNIGTATAKSGQLEKTPAFVRLCSSLDLSVQLLRARPTTAEQLATASSTASSTAPGGSDPFRFDAAPVKKESKRNLNQRWFLNGIISTKQAESIIGLIRDLASGKLSEKWSQITKAAIAESVLNLTRLEEIYRTPEHCTKTATLWLALASLCVLERDHVEKLSSGQWSKLCDTRPMCSNHDDGETAAIIQCETCGSLCGDCDRFLHLNRKTRSHKRTVCKEEEEAIRVELHESCGRTKLFWLLXLADSKTL, from the exons ATGGCCATGTCCACAATGCTGGCAGCCACTGGTAACGAGATCCACTGCGATGCCGAGCATAATATTGCCACAGCTAGCAATCAGCTCAACCCCTCGAGCAGTGTGCCGGGTGCCAAAGTCATTTGCTACACCGATTTGGCTGGCATGTTCGAGGTGACGGTCTCGTCGCGTCCCGCCATGGCTGAGTCCCTTACGGACAATTCGACAGAGACGTTCTGGGAGAGCGACGAGGAGGATCGCAACAAATGCAAGATCATTGAGCTCTCAATGAGCAAGCTTAGCTATGCCTGCAAATTTGTGCTCGTGCACATCGACAACAGCCGCGACATTCAG AACAAGGTGCTGAATGTGGTGTTTTATGCCGGCCAATCGCTCGGCGATACCAATCTGATCAAATCAGTGGATGTGGATCAAAAGGCATGCGTTTGGATTGCGGCCAAAATCAGCGACGAGAGCTCCACACATTTTCGCCTCGAGCTCCACGGACCGGAGAACACACTGCGGGTGCGTCAAATCAAGCTGCTGGGACTGCCAagtggacaacaacaacaacaaggagcagctggtgctgctgttgctggcgaaGAGTTGCTGGCGGAGCATCGCTCCAATCTGCGCATGTCACACGCAGCACACATTCAACAGCAAATCTGCGAGGCGGAAACACTGCGGGTCTTCCGTCTCATCACCGGCCAGGTCTTTGGCAAGCTGATCAGCAATGTGAACGATGCGGTCACAGCCACTGGCGGGGGAGCGGGCGGAGCTGCTGGCTCCTCTTCGGTTCTGGACGGTGGTGGCAAC ATGCTGGCGGACTCACTTGATCTCCGGGAACACATGGTCGGCATACTGTTCTCGCGCAGCAAACTGTCGCATCTGCAGAAGCAGGTGATTGTGCACATTGTGCACGCCATCAAGAAGGAGGCGCAACGGGCCAAGGAGGACTGGGAGCTGGCCAATTTGGCACATGTGCTCAAGCATCAGCCGGCACAACAAACAGCCGCAGCACCTCAGTCAGCGACCACTGGCGTTTCAGCGCTCATCTCCAGCGACAGCAGCTCGGAACGCAGTCGCGCCCCGGACACCTATTGCTTTGAGATGCTCAGCATGGTGCTGGCGCTCTCCGGCAGCGTGGTTGGTCGCTCCTATCTGTCGCAACAGTACGGTCTGCTGCGGGATCTGCTCGGTTTGCTGCACACGGGCAGCGATCGAGTGCAGCGTCAGGTGACGGCGCTGTTGCGTCGCATACTTCCCGAAATAACCCCGGAGAGTTTCGCCGAGCTGCTCGGCGTGCAGCGGCTGCCACCGGCGGACTACAGCATCGCGCATCAGAGTGCCAGCGACTTTGACATGAGTCGCTTGGGGCTGCTCGACATTTTCCTGGCCGTTATTGTCAAGTCACCGCAGTTGCAGGTCAAGGTAAAGACAACGTCGGCCAATGCAGCTGGCGGCGTGACGGTGCCAAGTGGCGGCAACACAACGGCTGGCGGAAACATCGGAACGGCAACAGCGAAGTCGGGACAGCTGGAGAAGACGCCGGCATTTGTGCGTCTCTGCAGTTCGTTGGATCTGTCCGTGCAACTGTTGCGTGCACGTCCCACAACAGCGGAGCAGTTGGCGACCGCCTCATCGACTGCCTCATCAACGGCGCCCGGTGGCAGCGATCCCTTTCGCTTTGATGCGGCGCCCGTGAAGAAGGAGTCCAAACGGAATCTGAATCAACGCTGGTTCCTCAACGGTATCATCTCCACCAAACAGGCGGAGAGCATCATTGGCCTCATACGGGATTTGGCAAGC GGCAAGCTGAGCGAGAAGTGGTCACAGATCACCAAGGCGGCCATTGCCGAGTCAGTGTTGAATTTAACACGCCTCGAGGAGATCTATCGCACGCCGGAGCATTGCACAAAGACGGCAACATTGTGGCTGGCGTTGGCCAGTCTCTGTGTGCTGGAGCGTGATCACGTCGAGAAACTCTCCTCGGGCCAATGGTCAAAGCTCTGCGACACGCGTCCCATGTGCAGCAATCACGACGATGGCGAAACAGCGGCGATCATACAATGCGAGACCTGCGGTTCGCTTTGCGGCGACTGCGATCGCTTTTTGCACTTGAATCGCAAGACGCGTTCACATAAGCGCACG GTGTgcaaggaggaggaggaggcgatACGCGTGGAGCTGCATGAATCGTGCGGTCGCACCAAACTCTTTTGGCTCT GCCTGGCCGACTCAAAGACCCTG